A stretch of the Orcinus orca chromosome 1, mOrcOrc1.1, whole genome shotgun sequence genome encodes the following:
- the SNRPE gene encoding small nuclear ribonucleoprotein E — protein sequence MAYRGQGQKVQKVMVQPINLIFRYLQNRSRIQVWLYEQVNMRIEGCIIGFDEYMNLVLDDAEEIHSKTKSRKQLGRIMLKGDNITLLQSVSN from the exons ATGGCGTACCGAGGCCAGGGCCAGAAGGTGCAGAAGGTGATGGTGCAGCCAATC AATCTCATCTTCAGATACTTGCAAAAT AGATCTCGGATTCAGGTGTGGCTTTATGAGCAAGTGAATATGCGGATAGAGGGCTGTATCATT GGTTTTGATGAGTATATGAACCTCGTATTAGATGATGCAGAAGAAATTCATTCTAAAACAAAGTCAAGAAAACAACTGG GTCGGATCATGCTAAAAGGAGATAACATTACTCTGCTCCAAAGTGTCTCCAACTAG